From Manduca sexta isolate Smith_Timp_Sample1 chromosome 21, JHU_Msex_v1.0, whole genome shotgun sequence, the proteins below share one genomic window:
- the LOC115442270 gene encoding uncharacterized protein LOC115442270 — protein sequence MAAAVVTNYGEDRIISNSIGTTDVHGDGAIQELPTDTSSETFSRKNSESSEKVISSSSYILASDVSDLSGDVERWINGSHTSPPSRPTGTQGSRARVAQRMPVTSTCSNSLWYLVAMILPLFSVHNCVMTLRCTPSTVANAAEVIFHHLTLMCSRAKAHIQRVARDRFAGEVFAATMDVVLVVYALGFLFLSMYQAAMIG from the exons ATGGCTGCTGCTGTAGTCACGAATTATGGTGAAGACCGCATCATTTCTAACAGTATCGGGACCACAGATGTCCACGGCGATGGAGCAATCCAAGAGCTACCAACCGACACATCTTCGGAGACGTTCTCGAGGAAAAACTCCGAGTCTTCGGAAAAG GTGATATCGTCTTCATCGTACATCTTGGCCAGCGACGTGAGTGATCTGAGTGGAGACGTGGAGCGCTGGATAAATGGCTCCCACACCTCGCCCCCGTCCAGGCCTACAGGAACTCAGGGCAGCAG AGCGCGGGTGGCTCAACGGATGCCCGTGACGTCAACATGCTCCAACAGCTTGTGGTATCTTGTCGCCATGATCCTACCACTGTTTAGCGTGCACAACTGCGTGATGACCCTGAGATGCACGCCCAG TACCGTGGCCAATGCAGCAGAAGTCATCTTCCACCATTTGACCCTCATGTGTTCCCGGGCCAAGGCACACATTCAGAGAGTGGCTCGTGACCGCTTCGCTGGCGAAGTGTTCGCTGCGACCATGGACGTAGTGCTCGTAGTGTATGCCCTGGGATTCCTGTTCCTATCCATGTACCAAGCTGCCATGATTGGATGA